AGCAAGATATTCAAGATTGACCTGATGCACGATGCCGACCGCTGGCGGGATAGCGCGGAAATTAGTGAAGGCTTGTGTGGCCCAGCGCAAAAATGTATAACGCTCCTGGTTACGATCGAATTCCTTCTCCATATTGAACTGCAGTGCCATATCTGAACCGGCCATATCTACTTGTACGGAATGGTCGATTACAAGATCAACCGGAATCAACGGATTGATTTTTTTCGGGTCAAGATGAAGCGCTGAGACGGTATCGCGCATAGCGGCTAAGTCTACGACGGCCGGAACGCCAGTGAAGTCTTGTAAGATTACACGGGATGGCATGAATGGGATTTCGAACATTTCTTCCGGCTTTGGGTCCGGCTTCCAATTAGCGATTTTTCTTACATGCTCCTCTGTAATCGAGCGGTCATTCATGTTGCGTAGCGCGGATTCGAGTAGAATTTTAATGGAAAATGGCAGCTTCGATATATGGCCAATTCCCTGCTCCTCAAGCGTTTGCAGGCGATAATAGTAGTCCGAATTTGTAAGTCTCGTCCGGCATTTATCCCGCAGTGTATGGCTGTTATTCATTGCAGATATCCTCCGTTTTGCCAAAAAATTTGTGCCGTATTTAGTATGTACGATTCATGTAGGGATATGTGGGGAAAGATAGACGTATAAAGTAAGACGCTTTCCTTATCCTAAAGACTGTAGGCCAATTTTTTATAAGGAGGATACAGCATGGCTCACTTCGACCCACGTGACAGGCAGGAAATGACGTTCATGGAAGATGTGGCGGAAGGTATGGACCGTATGATGGATGAAGGCGGCGGAGTAGTAGACGAAGTGCTGGCATATGAAACACCGGTTCAGCGTAATGAACTGGTGGATGTAGAACAGGACGAATTGTAAATAATGCAGGCAAAGATAGCAGGTAGGGCCGCGGCTTAATGAGCCGCGGTTTTTTGTTGTAAGTAGGGGGAGATCATGGTCATGTTTTTTTCCCTGCGGATTATATATAATAAAGACAGGTTTGACATGCGCGATGCAAGATGCAAAGTCATATAAAGGATAAGAGCGAATCGCACATTAAAGGAGGATGGCCTATGAGTATGACCATAATAAGTGCGGTTATGGGGCTGTTTATGGCAACGGTTGTATTTGTTATTCGTATGCGTGCTTCAAAGAAACCAGCTTCGCTAAAAAAAATCGTCCTACCGCCATTTTTTATGAGTACAGGTTTTGCTATGTTCTTGTATCCGTCTATGCATGTACATATAACGTATGCGTTATACGCTTTTTTTGTCGGAACGCTCCTGTCGTATCCGTTGATCGTTACATCACGGTTTGAGGTCGTGGGCAACGATATTTATTTAAAACGTTCGAAAGCATTCGTCTTCATTCTGCTTGGCTTAGTCGTGCTTCGTTTCGCTTTGAAATCATATGTTGGCCTGTATGTAACGATAGAAGAGACTGCCGGATTATTCTTTATTTTGGCATTTGGTATGATTGTTCCGTGGCGGATCGCTATGTATGTTGAATACACCAAGTTATCCCGTTCATTGAATGATGATAGCCTTTTAACATAACGCATATTGAACATAATATGAAAAACGGACAGGGCGTCAGACTTTGTATGAGAGTTGGATGCCTTTTTATTATTGGCTGAAAAAAATAAGTAAAACGATTCCAAAAAGAATATTGACAAAAAACTGAAAAATAGAGTAGGATGGAATCGTTGGTCATACATCAGATGACCTGATAGGAAAGGGAGTGCCATGAAAGCGTCACCAAAATTTAAAGTGCGCAAGACATCTGAAGAAGTGGCAGATTACTTGCGTGAGCAGATCATTTCCGGAGTGTATATGCCGGGTGCTCGTCTGCCTTCTCTGCGTGAACTCGGGGAGACGCTTGGTGTAGGACAGTCTACGGTACGAGAAGCACTTAGTTCATTGAAGACGTTGGGTCTGATCACGATGAAGCAGGGGGAAGGAACCTTTGTAACTCGTCATGATCCAGAGGAGGTAATCTCAGCATTCGAATCGCTGCGGCCTTCGACCCGCCAGGAAGTGATCGAGCTGCTTGAAGTCCGCAAGATTATTGAAAGCGGCACCGTACGGCTGGCGGCAGCGCGGCGAACCGACGCAGAACTAGGGCAGATTGTAGAAGCGCTGCAGGAGATGAAGCAGGCTCTCCCGACAGGAGATCTAGGCTATGAGGCCGATTGGAAGTTCCATTATGCGGTTGCTGCGGCCTCGCATAATCAGACACTGACCACTGTGATGTTGTCCATCTCAGAGACAATGGAGCGCTTACTGAAAGCAAGCCGTCTTGAACTGTACCGGACGAAGGGTGTACCTGAAGCACTGTATAGAGAGCATGTGGACATCTATGAGGCGATTCGGCAACAGAATGCGGAGCAGGCTGAGCAAGCGATGCTCTCCCATCTGTGTGGAGTGGAGGAAAAGATGCTGAAATAGCACTTTTCTTCTGAGAGTGAAAGTCAGATGACCTGATGCATTTTTTATCCTTACTTATCAGATGATCTGAAGGGTATGAAGTGTTCGTACAGGGAACACGCCGAAAGGCTGACCATATAGAAATATAATTTTCAGGGTAAAA
The Aneurinibacillus sp. REN35 genome window above contains:
- a CDS encoding CcdC family protein, encoding MSMTIISAVMGLFMATVVFVIRMRASKKPASLKKIVLPPFFMSTGFAMFLYPSMHVHITYALYAFFVGTLLSYPLIVTSRFEVVGNDIYLKRSKAFVFILLGLVVLRFALKSYVGLYVTIEETAGLFFILAFGMIVPWRIAMYVEYTKLSRSLNDDSLLT
- a CDS encoding FadR/GntR family transcriptional regulator — translated: MKASPKFKVRKTSEEVADYLREQIISGVYMPGARLPSLRELGETLGVGQSTVREALSSLKTLGLITMKQGEGTFVTRHDPEEVISAFESLRPSTRQEVIELLEVRKIIESGTVRLAAARRTDAELGQIVEALQEMKQALPTGDLGYEADWKFHYAVAAASHNQTLTTVMLSISETMERLLKASRLELYRTKGVPEALYREHVDIYEAIRQQNAEQAEQAMLSHLCGVEEKMLK